TATTACTCTACCCTGGAATCTCTCGACTTGAGATCGCTCAGGACGGGTGCCACAGTTCGAAAGATAAGCCTTCACAACGGAAGCTATAACACATCTACAGACGAGTTAGTCGGCAATGTCTACCGCTCAATCAGCCCCGGGACAAGGGTTATTGCTCTTACCTGGGTTCATTCCAGCACGGGGCTTAAAATACCGGTGAAAGAAATCGCAGAAACGATATCATCCATTAATAAGTCCAGAGCAGATGAGGATAGAGTACTTCTATGCGTTGATGGCGTTCACGGGCTAGGGGTTGAAAACGTTAATATAGAGGAGGTCGGATGCGACTTTTTCGTCGCCGGCACGCATAAATGGATGTTTGGGCCGAGAGGGACAGGAATATTTTGGGGAAGAGATGATGCATGGAAAGACGTGGTTGCCACTATACCAACATTTTCGAGAAGTGAAACAGCAGGTCAAGCTATGACACCGGGAGGCTTTCATTCATTCGAGCATCGTTGGGCACTCAATGAGGCCTTTGATTTCCAGCGCACAATTGGCAAGGAGCAGGTTGAAAAGCGTATCCACCAGCTCAACACCCAGCTAAAAGAGGGATTGAGAAACATGAGCAGTGTTACTTTACACACTCCCGTGTCGGAAGAATTATCCGCAGGCTTAGTCTGTTTTGAAGTAGATGGGTTCACTCCCTATGAGGTGGTGAAACGACTGGAGGATAGATATATTATTGCAACCACAACACCCGGCACGTATAAGGAAAGATATGTTAGATTGGCCCCGGGTTTATTGAATAATCCTTCAGAAGTCGAAAGAACCTTGGCTGCAATAAGAGAATTGTGAAAATCAAGGCAGATTAACCCTACAATTCTTAAA
The DNA window shown above is from Thermodesulfobacteriota bacterium and carries:
- a CDS encoding aminotransferase class V-fold PLP-dependent enzyme — encoded protein: YYSTLESLDLRSLRTGATVRKISLHNGSYNTSTDELVGNVYRSISPGTRVIALTWVHSSTGLKIPVKEIAETISSINKSRADEDRVLLCVDGVHGLGVENVNIEEVGCDFFVAGTHKWMFGPRGTGIFWGRDDAWKDVVATIPTFSRSETAGQAMTPGGFHSFEHRWALNEAFDFQRTIGKEQVEKRIHQLNTQLKEGLRNMSSVTLHTPVSEELSAGLVCFEVDGFTPYEVVKRLEDRYIIATTTPGTYKERYVRLAPGLLNNPSEVERTLAAIREL